The following coding sequences lie in one Phycicoccus duodecadis genomic window:
- a CDS encoding arsenate reductase ArsC yields MADRPSVLFVCVHNAGRSQMAAAWLTRLSGGAVEVRSAGSAPGEAVNPVAVEAMREVGVDIAAERPKLLTPDAVQTSDVVVTMGCGDACPFFPGVRYEDWVLDDPAGQGIEVVRPIRDEIRRRVLGLLDELGVEPVDA; encoded by the coding sequence ATGGCTGACCGCCCGTCCGTCCTGTTCGTCTGTGTGCACAACGCGGGCCGCTCGCAGATGGCCGCCGCTTGGCTCACGCGCCTCTCCGGCGGTGCCGTCGAGGTCCGCTCGGCCGGCAGCGCGCCCGGCGAGGCCGTCAACCCGGTGGCCGTCGAGGCGATGCGCGAAGTAGGGGTCGACATCGCGGCCGAGCGCCCGAAGCTCCTCACCCCCGACGCCGTGCAGACCTCCGACGTCGTCGTGACGATGGGCTGCGGCGACGCCTGCCCCTTCTTCCCCGGCGTGCGCTACGAGGACTGGGTGCTCGACGACCCGGCCGGCCAGGGCATCGAGGTCGTGCGTCCCATCCGCGACGAGATCCGGCGGCGCGTCCTCGGGCTGCTCGACGAGCTCGGCGTGGAGCCGGTCGACGCCTGA